From Ipomoea triloba cultivar NCNSP0323 chromosome 5, ASM357664v1, the proteins below share one genomic window:
- the LOC116018697 gene encoding glucan endo-1,3-beta-glucosidase 13: MGMWFRLIFACSLLLLLLGICRGSKIGVCYGRNADDLPTPDKAVQLIQQHNIKYARIYDSNIQVLKAFANTGIELMIGIPNSDLLPFSQFQSNADTWLKNSILPYYPATKITSITVGAEVTEASSNVSAMVVPAMKNVFTALRKAGLHKRIKVSTTHSLGVLSRSFPPSAGAFNSSHAYFLKPLLEFLAENRSPFMVNIYPYYAYRDSSTNVSLDYALFESSSEVIDPNTGLLYTNMLDAQLDAIYYALMALNFRTINIMVTETGWPSKGSPKETAATPDNAQTYNTNLIRHVINNTGTPAKPGEDIDVYIFSLFNENRKPGLESERNWGLFFPDQTSVYNLDFTGKGAVDVSTGANLTSSNGTWCIASSTASEADLENALNWACGSGNVDCSAIQPSQPCFEPDNLVSHASFAFNSYYQQNGATDVACSFGGVGVRTNKNPSYDNCLYMTTGSKAATAASNATASPTRASSSAAAQRISLQIPGYYSLAPFLLLFFSVFY, encoded by the exons atgggaATGTGGTTCAGACTCATCTTTGCATGTTCTTTGCTCTTGCTGCTTCTGG GTATCTGCAGAGGAAGCAAAATTGGAGTCTGCTATGGAAGGAATGCAGATGATCTTCCCACACCGGATAAAGCTGTGCAGCTTATTCAACAACACAATATTAAATATGCGAGGATATATGATTCAAACATCCAAGTTCTTAAGGCGTTTGCAAATACTGGAATTGAGCTCATGATCGGAATTCCAAATTCGGACTTGTTACCGTTTTCTCAATTCCAATCCAATGCCGATACGTGGTTGAAGAACAGCATCCTTCCGTACTATCCAGCGACAAAAATCACTTCTATAACTGTTGGTGCTGAAGTCACAGAAGCCTCTAGCAATGTATCTGCCATGGTAGTACCTGCAATGAAAAATGTATTCACAGCTCTACGAAAAGCCGGTCTTCACAAGAGGATCAAGGTTTCTACTACGCATTCCTTGGGCGTTTTATCTCGATCTTTCCCGCCTTCTGCGGGAGCTTTTAATAGTAGCCATGCTTATTTTCTCAAACCGTTGTTGGAATTCCTTGCTGAAAACCGGTCGCCTTTCATGGTTAACATATATCCATACTATGCATATAGAGATTCCTCAACCAATGTCTCCCTAGACTATGCTCTATTCGAGTCGTCCTCAGAAGTAATTGATCCGAATACCGGTTTGCTATACACAAATATGCTTGATGCTCAGCTTGATGCCATCTACTATGCTTTGATGGCTCTGAATTTCAGAACAATTAATATCATGGTGACAGAAACGGGCTGGCCTTCTAAAGGATCCCCTAAAGAGACAGCTGCCACTCCAGATAATGCACAAACCTACAACACAAACTTGATTCGGCATGTTATCAATAACACCGGTACCCCAGCAAAACCAGGGGAGGACATTGATGTTTACATCTTTTCGCTATTCAATGAGAATAGAAAACCTGGTTTAGAATCCGAGAGAAACTGGGGCTTGTTTTTTCCGGACCAAACAAGTGTCTACAACCTGGATTTCACTGGGAAAGGTGCGGTGGATGTTAGTACAGGTGCCAACCTCACTAGTTCAAATGGAACGTGGTGCATTGCTTCATCGACCGCATCTGAAGCTGACCTGGAGAATGCTTTGAATTGGGCTTGTGGTTCTGGCAATGTGGACTGCTCTGCTATACAGCCTAGTCAGCCTTGCTTTGAGCCCGATAATCTTGTTTCTCATGCCTCGTTTGCGTTCAACAGTTACTACCAACAGAATGGAGCTACTGATGTTGCTTGCAGCTTTGGAGGAGTTGGTGTTAGAACAAATAAGAACCCAA GCTACGACAACTGTCTCTACATGACCACGGG GAGTAAAGCTGCTACCGCAGCTAGCAATGCAACAGCCAGCCCTACAAGAGCATCATCATCAGCAGCAGCACAAAGAATTTCTTTGCAGATTCCAGGCTATTATTCACTTGCGCCTTTTCTCCTTCTCTTCTTTAGCGTCTTTTATTAA
- the LOC116018886 gene encoding profilin-1-like, protein MSWQTYVDEHLMCDIEGNHLTSAAILGLDGSVWAQSSAFPQLNPQEISAIMKDFDEPGSLAPTGLHLGGAKYMVIQGEPGAVIRGKKGPGGICIKKTSQCLLFGMYDEPMTPGQCNMVVERLGDYLVDQGY, encoded by the exons ATGTCGTGGCAAACTTACGTCGACGAGCACCTTATGTGCGATATTGAGGGCAATCACCTCACCTCTGCCGCCATCCTCGGCCTCGACGGAAGCGTCTGGGCTCAGAGCTCCGCCTTCCCCCAG TTAAACCCACAAGAAATTTCTGCAATCATGAAGGATTTTGATGAACCTGGCTCTCTTGCTCCAACTGGGCTGCACCTTGGTGGAGCAAAATATATGGTGATTCAAGGCGAGCCAGGGGCTGTTATTAGAGGAAAGAAG GGACCTGGTGGCATTTGTATTAAAAAGACTAGTCAGTGCTTACTCTTTGGGATGTATGATGAGCCAATGACTCCGGGCCAGTGCAACATGGTTGTGGAAAGGCTGGGTGATTATTTGGTTGATCAGGGCTATTAG